The following is a genomic window from Chitinophaga caseinilytica.
GGACCATCCTCGGCTGATTTCCCGCTTCAGCGGCCCACACCAAAACAATGTATGAAAAACATCAAGATCATTGAAGTCAAATCCGAAATCGGCGCAGGCACACGCGGCGCCAGCCTGGGAGTAGACGCGATCAAGATTGCAGCACTCGATTTCATGAGCAACTTTTTCGTCCACTTCCCCACGGAAGAAATCGAGACGGAAAACAAATTACTGTTCGAACCGATCGAATCCCCCTACGCCAAGCGCATCAAAGGCACCATCAACATGTATGAACGGGTCAGCAAATCTGTTTGCGATACCGTGAAGGCAAACTGGTTCCCCGTTGTGCTCTCCGGCGATCACAGCACCGCCGGCGCCACCATCGCCGGCCTCAAGCTCGCAAGGCCCAAAGCCAAGCTGGGCGTGATCTGGATCGATGCGCACGCCGATCTTCACACACCTTTCACCACGCCTTCCGGCAACATGCACGGCATGCCGCTCGCCGCTTCCATCGCGGAAGATAATATCGAAAACAAAGTGCATGAAGTAGACGACAACACCGTGAAACTCTGGGGCGCGCTGAAAAACATCGGCAAAATCGCCCCGAAAGTGCTCCCGGAAGATATCGTTTTCATCTCCCTGCGCGATTACGAAAAGGAAGAAGACCACCTCATCCGCAAATACGGCATGAAAGTGATCACCACCAACGAAGTGCGCCGCAAAGGCGCCGAAGCCGTGGCCAGGAGCGTGTTCCGCTATCTGCACGACTGCGAGTACATCTACGTTTCGTTTGATGTGGACAGCCTCGACGCTTCCATCTCCCGCGGCACCGGCACTCCCGTAAGCAACGGCCTCCGCGAGCGCGAAGCCGAAGACCTTATTTCCAAATTCATGCAGCACCGCAAAATCTGCTGCTTCGAGATCACGGAAGTAAACCCCACCCTCGACCGCGAAAACCTCATGGCCGAAATCGCTTTCAACATCCTTCAGCGCAGCGTGAACGTGCTGATGATGAACTGATATACCCTGGTGGCGGCGATAGCTCCATCGCCGCCCCTTCTTTACTGCGGCTACATCGCAGGGAGTCTTATATCAGCATATTTAATCGCCCCCATGGCTATTATTTAAGATGATTTTATCTTATATTCGCAAAGCCCTTTTTTCAGGAAGCCAGTAAAAACGGTTCAATTCAACAGCCCGGCCCATTATACCATCTGCCCGAAGATGTAACGTAGAAGACAAAACCCCAAACCACTTCCTGTTAACCCGTCATCACACCACCCTGTTACCGCATACCCCTACACTGTATTCATTAACCTTCAAAAGTTTTCTATGAACGCAACTTCACTGATGCTTGCATGCCTGTTGGCTGCAGGGCTCCTCTTTTCCGGATGCCGCAAACACGCCCCTTTCCCTGATTGCGAAGACGAATGCCGGATAACGAAAGTAAAAGGCGATCTGGGATCCCCAATGGTCCTCGATTCGCTGATGATCACGTACAACAGCAAAGGAAACCCTGTCAGCATGGTCCGCAGCGTGGTAGGAACATCCGCCCCCAATTGGTTGTTCCGGTACGACCAAAAGGGAAGGATGACGGATTTTTACGGTATTTACTCCCATCCCACCTCTTTCGACACCTGGCACCGCTATTACTATGACACCAAAAACAGGATCGTGCTCGACTCTACGTACGAATTCGGTGACGTAAGTCCCGATTACAAGCCCATTCCCTCCCCGGGGCGCCCCTACCTCGGCGTCCGCAACATTTCAACGTACCAGTACGACAACCATAACCGGATCATCCGGTCTACAGACACCTACGGCCGCGATACCGTCTTCGTGGTCCGGCAGTACCGGTACAACAGCGCAGGCAACCTGGCGGAAATCGTAGAGCAGTGGGGCAGCGAGGCTCCAAATTCGATCACTTTCAGCTACGACGACAAGAAAAATTACCATCGCCTCCACGTTATCTGGCAATTCCTGGACAGGGATTTCAGCATGAACAATTCCCTTCCCGTTACTACCTACAACCGCTTCGGCCTTCCCGTATCCATTCAACTGAGCGCGCACCGGCACGGGTATTTCGCTACCGAATTTTTCACCTATGCCGAATTCGAATATTCCTGTAAGTAACCCTTAAATCAATACATATGAAAACACGCATCCCTAAACCGATCTGTTTACTCATCATCGCCACCGGCATTTGGCTCACTGGTTGCCACCGGTTCAACGAAGTGTATCCCGTGATCCGCGGTTGTAAAATCGTGAAGATGAAAGGTGGACTGAATATCGGGGATTCGCTCGTTTTTTCGTACAACCAGAAAGGCGATCCCAAAAGCATCATCCGCGGCTCGGTAGGCACGGGCGCGCCCAATCACTTTTTCGGGTACGACGGCAAAGGCAGGATGACGGATTTCTACGGCGTCTACGAAGCGCCCAATCCTTATTTCGAAATCTGGCACCGGTATCATTTCGATACGAAAAACCGGATCATCACCGACACCACTTATTCGTTCGGATACATCGGCCCCGGTATCCCGATCCCGCCGCCAAACGCGGAAGAATTGTATGTCGGCAATGTTTCGACGTATGCGTACGACAGCCGAAACCGGATCATCAAATCCACGGACTTTTATGGCCTCGCCACATTCGTCACGGCGTATTACACGTACAACAGCGCAGGGAATCTTGAAAAGATCGTAAGGGAAGCGAACGGCACGAGCTCCACGGAAACTTTTACCTACGACAATAAGGCCAACCTGCGCGGTACGCATCCCACCTGGCAGTTCCTGGACAGGGATTACAGCGTGAACAATTCCATCTCCGTGCAATCGTACAACCAATTCGGGTTGCCGGTGGAAGCTGATTTCAGCAGGCATGGTTACAACGGTAATTTCGCGACCATACCGATCTCGGCCACCACGATCACATACGATTGCCGGTACGGGCATTGAGGCGGCGCTGCGCCGTTCATTTGATCCGGTAATACGACATGAGCCAGCCTACCACTTCACTGTAGCTCCGGATGCCGTGGCGCTGGTTGTTGGCTTTGAGGTAGGAATCATAAAAGACGGCGGAGTAATCGTCTATCGGGCCTTCGAACTGTTTGTAAAAATCCATGATCCGCTGCGCGTCCGCCCGTATGCCGGGATGCGTCCTGTTCCATACGAGGCGCGACAGCGGCGGATCTCGCCGTGCCAGTCGCCGTACGGTGTATAGTAGCATTTCAAAATTCGCGGCGTACCTGAACCGCGGGTCGGGATACCGGCTTGCGGCCAGGTACCCTACGAAGTTGGCGTCTTCTTCCGGCGCAAAACCCACCTGGTGCGCGATCTCGTGGCAGGTCACGAACGGCACCTGGAACGCCGGGACCGTCACATTTACCTGGGCTTCGTTGGTGAAGGGGTTCAGGTAGCCCGTTACCCCGAGATAATTCAGGTATTTCCCGAACATGGATTTTTTCACGGAGGGCGGGGTGTACCGCAGTTCCGGCAAGTCTTTCGACAGTAGCTCATACGCCTTTGCCGCGTCGGTGAACACGTTGCGCGGCAAGGTGTCGGGCAAAGCGGGCAGTGCGTCCAGTTCCGCGCGGTCGCGGTTGGTGAGGCGCACGAGCGTATCGGCCAGGAGGTACAGATCGGCTTTCGTGTACGGCTGCACGGAGAAGCCGAGGTCTTTCACCATGCTGGTGCGCTGATAATGAGCGCCCCAGAACAGCAGGAAGGTGAAATACAGCCAGCAGAGCGAGGCCGCGGCTTTGAGGAGCCCGTATCCCAATGCTTTCCACCGGCCGGTAAAGAGCCGCCAGATCGTTGTTAGCAAAAAAATAATGCCGATTATAACCCAAACGCAGTAAATTACATCGCCTATGCTGCCCGTGAATCGACCGAACAATTTTCTTAACAGGGTACTTATGAAATCGTACCACCTATGAAAGTAGATCCCTGCCAGCCACCCGTCCGAAGAGACCGCCCAGCTCAGCAGGACGATGCACGTCAGCCCAACGGCTATTGATATCAGTGGTTTTCCGAACCGGTATTCTTTTTCCATTTTTAGTGTAAGCAGAAAGGAACATGTTAGATTTTACCATTCAACAGGAACTTGAAAAGTCCCTCACCAGGCACCTGCAACTATCCGTGAAATTACAGATAATTCACGCAGAGCGGATACACGGGGGAGACATCAACGAAACTTTTCGCATGGATACGTCGCAGGGCCGGTATTTCCTCAAGCTGAACGATGCGGTAAAACACCCTGAAATGTTTGCGCGGGAATTGTGCGGGCTGGAAGAATTGCGCCAGGCGGAAGTAATTTCCGTTCCCCGCCCCGTTTGCAGCGGCACTGTCGGCAACCGTGCTTTCCTGGTCACTGAATACGTGGAGAAAGGCGCCGCGGCGCCTGATTTCTGGGAAAATTTCGCGGCTTCGGTGGCGAGGCTCCACCAGCAGACAAGCCCCTGGTTCGGGCTGCCCGCTTCCAATTACATCGGCTCCATCAAGCAATACAACACACCATATTCCAGCTGGGCCGTTTTTTACGCCATGAACCGGCTCCTGCCGCTGGCGAAAATGGCGTACGATTCGCACCGGCTCGACAGCTCCCTCATGCAACGACTGGAAAGCGTTTGCCGCCGGCTGCCTGAGCTGTTCCCCGAAGAACCGCCCGCACTGCTGCACGGCGATCTCTGGAGCGGCAATTTCCTCGTGTCTTCCGGTGGCCGCGCCTGCATCTTCGACCCGGCCGTTTATTACGGGCACCGGGAGATGGACATGGCCATGACGCGCCTCTTCGGCGGGTTCGATACCCGTTTCTATTATACCTACCAGGCCATCCACCCGCTGGAGCAGGGCTGGCAGGAGCGGTTGCCACTTTGCCAGTTGTACCCGCTACTGGTGCATCTCAACCTTTTCGGTGGAAGTTATTATTCCGACGTGAAGGATGCGCTGGAGCATTTCAACTAGCTCTGGCCGCCACCGGCCATGTAGGCCTGCATGTTCTGCAATTCTTTTTCGATGATGGGGAAGAAACCGTTCACCTCTTCCACGATCTCGCCCAGCAAAGCGGGCAGGGTATCGAGGCTTTCGTTGTTGCGCAGGAGGTTTTCCATGGTTTCCAGCTTGGTGGTGATCCAGGTCAGCCCTACCATGGAGAAGTTAGGCTTGATCTTGTGGACCTGGAACCGGAGCGTGTCCCAATCGCCCGCATCCGCCACTTTCCTGATCTTTGTGAGTTCTTCCCGAATGGTGAGCACGTATATGTCGAACAGGTCGATGGCGTACCCGATATTGCTTTCGTAGAGCGTATTCAGGTATTTTACGTCCAGTGACGGGTTGAATTCGTATCCGCTTATATTTTGCACTTCCATAATGATTTCGGTTTCGTCTTCGTTCAGGTACTTGTTCAGCACCTGCAATAACTGGTCTGGCGTATAAGGCTTCGTCAAAATCTCCGTGATGCCGATGTTCCGCGCCATCGCCAGCGTGCTCGGCATGGCGGTGGCCGTGGTGGCGATCACGGGCGTGGCCACGTTGGGCCGCGTTTCGTCTTCCCGGATCTTGCGCGCCAGCTCAAAGCCGTCCATCCCCGGTATCCGGATGTCCATCAGCACGAGGTCGAACTGCCGCGACTCCAGGAAATACAGCGCGTCCGGGCCATTGGTGGCCAGTTGGTGGTTGATCTTGTATTTTTCGAGCAGACTGAGGATGTACTTGAGGTTCATGGGATTGTCTTCCACCACCAGCACCCTGGCCTGCCCGAAATCGATCCGGGCGTATTTGTTTTCCGCGTCCTGTCCGCCGGGCCTCACCAATGGCCGCCTGGTGTCGATGAACGGAAGCGTAAAGGTAAAACAAGTGTTGTATTCTCCTCCCTTGTCTACCGAAATGCGCCCACCCTGTAGCTCAACGAGCTGTTTGGCGATCGCCAGGCCGAGGCCGGTGCCGCCATATCGCTCGCGGATGTCTTTCTCCGCCTGTTTGTAGTTCTGGAAAATGAGCTCGAGCTTGTCTGCCTGGATGCCGATCCCCGTGTCACAAACCTGGAACCGGAGCCAGAGTGCGTTACCCTGGACGTCTTCCAACTGCACTTTGATGGCAATTTCTCCCTCTTTCGTGAATTTTTCCGCATTACCTAACAAATTCATGAGGATCTGGTTCAACAGCATGTCGTCCCCGATGAGCAGGGAGTCGATGCGCTTGTCCAGCTCCAGCGTCACCTGGATGGGCCGCTGTCCCAGTTTCATCTGGAAGGTATGTTTCATGCTCTGTACGAGCTCGCGGAGGTCGAATTCCCGGGGGTGCACTTCCTGTTTCCCGGCTTCGATCTTCGAAATGTCGAGGATGTCGGTGATGAGGCCGTGGAGGATGCCGGAGGAATGCTTGAGTATTTTGATGTATTCCTTTTGTTCGTCGTTGAGCGCCGTTTCTTCCAGGAGGTGCGCCATGCCGATGATGGCGTTGAGGGGCGTCCTGATTTCGTGGCTCATGTTGGCGAGGAATTCCTTTTGCGTCCGCTGTGCTTCCTCGGCGGCCTGTTTGGCCACTTCCAGCTCGCGCTGCAGTTGTTTCTGCGGGGTGATGTCCATATGGATGCCTACCCCGCCGATGGCTTTCCCGTCGCGGTCGTAAATGTTCCCCGAGCTGGCGATGACCCATTTGCGGGAGCCATCCTTCAGCACGATTTCCATATCATATAATAAGGCCACTTTCTTTTCGACCCGGTAGCGCCGCAGGTTGCGGGCGTATTCCCGGTTTTCTTCGGGCACAAAGATGTCTGTGATATTATAGCCGATGAGTTCCTCTTCGCTGTATCCGGAGAGCCGGCAAAAGCTGTCGTACACCTTTACGATATTGCCTTCGAGGTCGGTTTCGCAGAGGGCGGCGTTGAGGTTGTCGAGGATGACGCGGTATTTTTCGTCGACGCGGCGGAGCTCTTCATCGGCCTGCCGGTGGCGGGTAACGTCTACGATCTGCCAGATGCTGCCGGCGAAGCGGGGGCCGTCGTACACGGGGATGTAGCTGATTTCGTAGATTTTGCCGTTGCGGAAGGGGAGCTCCCACCCGAAATAGGGTTTCCGCTTCTTCCGTAACTCTTTCATTTTCAACTCAAACGCTTCCGCATCGTAGACTTGCGGCGTAAAATAGGCGATCATGCCCCGGAATGTCTGGTCGAGTTGGTTACCTTTGTACTTCCCGGCCTGGAAAACGTCCATGAACTGGTCGTTCCCCCATACGAAGCGGTGGCGTTCATCGGTGACGAGCACGCCGGCGTTGGTGCTGCGGAGGAAAACGGCGATGGAAAGTGCGAATATGGAGGGGGTCTCCCCGATGTTGGGCGGGGCAATGGTAAGTGAGTTCGGTGGCTGTTTCCGGCCTATTCTGCCTTTTTGTGACATATCATCTGGGGAATAGGGGGAACTGTAGGATTTCATAAGGCATTTGCAAAAAATGTTGATGCGCGCGCAAATGAAGTTAGTAAAATTTGACGCAACTAGCTAACTGTAAATATCTGATATTTTTATATAATTTGATATATAAAAAGGGCTTGTGCATCAACAAAAGTATGAAATTTTTGCTTTTGGAAATATTTGTTTACCTTTGCATCCCTCTAAAAGGGAGGATTTTGATATGAAGCATCTCCGCGAATTTGACATAGCATTTGTAGGTCTGACGCCCGGGGTGCATACATTCCAATATCAGATCGACGACAGTTTTTTCGAGAAGCTGGGTGCCGAGCCGGACTTTTCGAATTGTCACGCCACGGTCAACCTTCAATTGGACAAGAAAGCGGGATTTTTCCTGCTGAAGTTTGAAGTGGGGGGTAAATTGACGGTGACGTGCGACAGATGCGGACAGCCTTTCGAGCTCCAGCTCTGGGACGATTTCAACCAGGTGATCAAACTGGTGGACAACCCGGAGGAGATGAACGCAGACGAAGATCCGGACGTGACTTACATCAGCCGTACGGAAAGCCATTTGAACGTGGCCGACTTCATTTACGAGTTCATCAACCTGGCCATTCCCATGCAGCGCATCCATCCGGATGATGCCAGCGGGAAAAGCGGGTGCGATCCGAAAGTCCTCGAGATGTTGGAAAAAATGAAACAACAGGGCGATCAGCAGACCAACCCGATCTGGAAAGGATTGGAAAAGTTCAGAGATAATTAACAACTACGTATTCAATTTTAAAAATTAAATAAGATGCCGAATCCTAAACGCAGACATTCGCAACAAAGATCAGCTAAGAGAAGAACTCATTACAAGGCATTTGCTGAAACTTTAAGCACCGACAGCGCTACCGGCGAAGTGCACCTGAGACACCGTGCTCATTGGGTAGAGAACAAACTGTTCTACAAAGGAAAAGTTGTTTTGGAAAAACAAGCTGCTGCTAAATAATAATTTTTACTAATTTTACCCCCGAGCACACAGACAAAACACAGTTCATGAGAATCGGGCTTGATATGATGGGTGGCGACTATGCCCCCGCAGAAGCAGTAAAAGGAGTTAAGTTATTTTTAAGCAAAGCATCTGATGCACATCTGATGTTGATTGGTGATGAGCAGGCCTTAACACCCCTCCTCACAGAAGCAGCGTTAGACCAGTCAAGATATACCGTTGTTCATTCATCCCAGGTAATCGGGATGAATGAACATCCTACCAAGGCGCTGAAAGAAAAGCCGCATTCTTCTATCTCCATCGGCTTTCACCTCCTTCAAAACAAAAAGATTGACGCTTTCATCAGCGCCGGCAACACCGGGGCCATGATGGTAGGCGCCATTTATTCCATTAAGGTCATCGAAGGTATTCAACGGCCCACCATTTCCACCATCCTTCCCCGGGAAGACGGTTCCACCGGCCTCCTGCTGGATGTGGGCATCAACGCCGATTGCAAACCCGAGAACCTCGTTCAGTTCGCCATCCTCGGATCACTGTATTCCAAATACATCTTGGGGAAAGACAAACCGAAAGTAGGCCTCCTCAACCTCGGTGAAGAAGAAGGCAAGGGCAACCTCCTCGCGCAGGCTACCTATCCCCTCCTCAAGGAAAATTCCCTCATCAATTTCGTCGGCAACGTAGAAGGCCGCGATGTCTTTAAAAACACTGCAGACGTGATCGTTTGCGAAGGTTTCACCGGCAACGTGGTCCTGAAACTGGCGGAATCGTTCCATGACATCGCCGTAAGGCGCAATATCAAGGATGAATACCTCGACCGTTTCGATTTCGAGCAATATGGCGGTACGCCCGTTCTCGGTGTGTCCGAGCCCGTTATCATCGGTCACGGCATTTCCGGTGAGCGCGCTTTCTCCAACATGATCGTGCTCGCAGAACAAATGATCCAGACCAAACTGCTGGAAAAAATCCGCGAAAGCTTCGTGGTTGCTCCCGAAGCTTAGTTTACTCCTGCAACAAGACACAAAAAATATTCGAAGGGCCGCCCGATGGGTGGGCCCTTTTTGTTTTTCCGATGCCCCCGCTCACCTCCTGAACATCGGCAACGGATGTAGCGGGTGCCGCAGGAAATGCCGCAACGCCCTCCTCACCAGGAACCCATGGAAACCCAGCAACGGATATGCCTTCACCAGGGCCGCCAGCGCGGGTTTTGGGATACCGAACGTCTTCAGTTGCAGGGAAACGTCTATCCAATCCGCCCGCCTGAAAATCTCGACGGAAGGCCAGCGGACAGTTTGATACCGGCTCACTTTGTGGTGCCAGAGGATCATGGCTTCCACTTCATCCGCCAACGCCCCCAGCCCGCGTTCCAGCAAATAACTGCGGCTCTCCCGCACCGAAGGCGGCAGGTAGTCGAACGTACCGGCCGTCCAGATACCGATGTCGTGGAACGCCGCAGCGATAGCGTATTGCCGTTCCCTGGCGGGATCGGCGTCCAGCAGGCGGCACGCCAGGTACACCCGGTGCGCATGGTTGCGGTAACGGTCGTAATCCTTGCCCAACCGGGCGCGGTAAACTCCCAAAATTTCTTCTATCAGGGGATGTGGGCGCATACTGCAAGGTAAACCCGTTCCCTGCATGGAATGTTGTACCGATGCGGGAATTATGCGTACGGAAGGTTTAGCTGGTCGGCCACCAAAGGCAGCCTTACGAAGAAAGTGGTACCCATGCCCGGGGAAGTCTTAAACCATATCTCGCCCCCCGCCTGCTCCACGATGTTCTTGCTCATGGCCAATCCCAGCCCCGTGCCCGAAGATTTGGTCGTGAAGTTGGGCACGAAGATCTTCTCCTGCGCTTCCGTCGTGATGCCGGCACCGTTGTCGATCACTTCCACCACCACCCAATGCGGCCCTTCCTCCTTCATGCTGATGGCTACATGGCCCTCCTGCCCTTCCGGGATGGCCTGGATGGCGTTTTGGAGGAGGTTCGTAAATACGCGGTTGATCTGCGTTTTATCGGCGTCGATGAGGTAAGGTTTATCCTGCCGGCCGAAGTAAATATGGCATTCCGGGCTGCTCATGTACAGCGATGTGAGCGATTGCAGCACTTCGCTGAGCGAGAACACTTCGTTGTTTACTTTCGTGATATGGGCGAACGCCGCGAAGTCGGACGCGATGTTGCTCAGGTGCTCGATCTGTTCCACCAGCGTGTTGGCGACGTTCCGCGAAAGCGCCTTTACATCGGGCGAATCGTTGGCGATGGCGCGTTGCAGGTACTGGATGCTGAGCTTCATGGGCGTGAGCGGGTTCTTGATCTCGTGGGCCACCTGCCTGGCCATTTCGCGCCAGGCGCCCTCCCGCTCGCTTTTGGCCAGCATGGCGGCGCTCACTTCCAGCTTCTGCACCATCTTGTTGTATTCGTTCACCAGCAGCCCGATCTCGTCGTTGTTATCCCAGCTGATGGCTTCGTTATGCTGGCCGAGGTTCACGCTGCGGAGTTTTTCGGTGATGAGGGAGAAGGATTTGGTGATGGTATTGGAGATCAGCAGCACGAGGATGCCCGCCATCAAAAAGATAAATGCATTGATCGTGATCAGCGCCACCAGGAAAGTGGAGATCTGCTGCCGCAATTCGTTTTCCGTGGCGAAGTAGGGCACATTCAGGTACGCGAACACTTCTCCCTGGCTCCGCATGGGTACATAGCTGCTGATGTATCGCATCCGCCCTATCTTTTCC
Proteins encoded in this region:
- a CDS encoding arginase; the protein is MKNIKIIEVKSEIGAGTRGASLGVDAIKIAALDFMSNFFVHFPTEEIETENKLLFEPIESPYAKRIKGTINMYERVSKSVCDTVKANWFPVVLSGDHSTAGATIAGLKLARPKAKLGVIWIDAHADLHTPFTTPSGNMHGMPLAASIAEDNIENKVHEVDDNTVKLWGALKNIGKIAPKVLPEDIVFISLRDYEKEEDHLIRKYGMKVITTNEVRRKGAEAVARSVFRYLHDCEYIYVSFDVDSLDASISRGTGTPVSNGLREREAEDLISKFMQHRKICCFEITEVNPTLDRENLMAEIAFNILQRSVNVLMMN
- a CDS encoding DUF3810 domain-containing protein; this translates as MEKEYRFGKPLISIAVGLTCIVLLSWAVSSDGWLAGIYFHRWYDFISTLLRKLFGRFTGSIGDVIYCVWVIIGIIFLLTTIWRLFTGRWKALGYGLLKAAASLCWLYFTFLLFWGAHYQRTSMVKDLGFSVQPYTKADLYLLADTLVRLTNRDRAELDALPALPDTLPRNVFTDAAKAYELLSKDLPELRYTPPSVKKSMFGKYLNYLGVTGYLNPFTNEAQVNVTVPAFQVPFVTCHEIAHQVGFAPEEDANFVGYLAASRYPDPRFRYAANFEMLLYTVRRLARRDPPLSRLVWNRTHPGIRADAQRIMDFYKQFEGPIDDYSAVFYDSYLKANNQRHGIRSYSEVVGWLMSYYRIK
- a CDS encoding fructosamine kinase family protein, giving the protein MLDFTIQQELEKSLTRHLQLSVKLQIIHAERIHGGDINETFRMDTSQGRYFLKLNDAVKHPEMFARELCGLEELRQAEVISVPRPVCSGTVGNRAFLVTEYVEKGAAAPDFWENFAASVARLHQQTSPWFGLPASNYIGSIKQYNTPYSSWAVFYAMNRLLPLAKMAYDSHRLDSSLMQRLESVCRRLPELFPEEPPALLHGDLWSGNFLVSSGGRACIFDPAVYYGHREMDMAMTRLFGGFDTRFYYTYQAIHPLEQGWQERLPLCQLYPLLVHLNLFGGSYYSDVKDALEHFN
- a CDS encoding PAS domain S-box protein codes for the protein MSQKGRIGRKQPPNSLTIAPPNIGETPSIFALSIAVFLRSTNAGVLVTDERHRFVWGNDQFMDVFQAGKYKGNQLDQTFRGMIAYFTPQVYDAEAFELKMKELRKKRKPYFGWELPFRNGKIYEISYIPVYDGPRFAGSIWQIVDVTRHRQADEELRRVDEKYRVILDNLNAALCETDLEGNIVKVYDSFCRLSGYSEEELIGYNITDIFVPEENREYARNLRRYRVEKKVALLYDMEIVLKDGSRKWVIASSGNIYDRDGKAIGGVGIHMDITPQKQLQRELEVAKQAAEEAQRTQKEFLANMSHEIRTPLNAIIGMAHLLEETALNDEQKEYIKILKHSSGILHGLITDILDISKIEAGKQEVHPREFDLRELVQSMKHTFQMKLGQRPIQVTLELDKRIDSLLIGDDMLLNQILMNLLGNAEKFTKEGEIAIKVQLEDVQGNALWLRFQVCDTGIGIQADKLELIFQNYKQAEKDIRERYGGTGLGLAIAKQLVELQGGRISVDKGGEYNTCFTFTLPFIDTRRPLVRPGGQDAENKYARIDFGQARVLVVEDNPMNLKYILSLLEKYKINHQLATNGPDALYFLESRQFDLVLMDIRIPGMDGFELARKIREDETRPNVATPVIATTATAMPSTLAMARNIGITEILTKPYTPDQLLQVLNKYLNEDETEIIMEVQNISGYEFNPSLDVKYLNTLYESNIGYAIDLFDIYVLTIREELTKIRKVADAGDWDTLRFQVHKIKPNFSMVGLTWITTKLETMENLLRNNESLDTLPALLGEIVEEVNGFFPIIEKELQNMQAYMAGGGQS
- a CDS encoding DUF177 domain-containing protein, whose product is MKHLREFDIAFVGLTPGVHTFQYQIDDSFFEKLGAEPDFSNCHATVNLQLDKKAGFFLLKFEVGGKLTVTCDRCGQPFELQLWDDFNQVIKLVDNPEEMNADEDPDVTYISRTESHLNVADFIYEFINLAIPMQRIHPDDASGKSGCDPKVLEMLEKMKQQGDQQTNPIWKGLEKFRDN
- the rpmF gene encoding 50S ribosomal protein L32, which encodes MPNPKRRHSQQRSAKRRTHYKAFAETLSTDSATGEVHLRHRAHWVENKLFYKGKVVLEKQAAAK
- the plsX gene encoding phosphate acyltransferase PlsX — protein: MGGDYAPAEAVKGVKLFLSKASDAHLMLIGDEQALTPLLTEAALDQSRYTVVHSSQVIGMNEHPTKALKEKPHSSISIGFHLLQNKKIDAFISAGNTGAMMVGAIYSIKVIEGIQRPTISTILPREDGSTGLLLDVGINADCKPENLVQFAILGSLYSKYILGKDKPKVGLLNLGEEEGKGNLLAQATYPLLKENSLINFVGNVEGRDVFKNTADVIVCEGFTGNVVLKLAESFHDIAVRRNIKDEYLDRFDFEQYGGTPVLGVSEPVIIGHGISGERAFSNMIVLAEQMIQTKLLEKIRESFVVAPEA